The Prochlorococcus sp. MIT 1341 genomic interval AACTCTCTAGCTTCGCCAACACCTCAGCAGAGCAATCAAAGCTTTGGGGGAGACGATTAAGGCGAACTAGAGGTGTTCCACCAACTAATGCTGTGATATCTGGTGCTATAGACATTAGTGATCACTGAATAGTCATCCCACTCCCCAAAGAACTTACTTTTAGATGCAAAAAAAGCAAGTTCCATAAAAACTAAATTGGGAAATTTTGGGTAAGAGATAAATGAACTTTCTTGGATACTAATTCAGTGCAAAGAAAGAAAATTTAAATCTCACAAAAAAAACCCCCAGCGAAATATTCGCTGGGGGTTGAAGACTCAACTTGGAAATAAAGCAGAGTCGCTTATCAGAACTTGAAGGTTGTCTTAACAAGTGCACCTAGGTTCCTAAAGGTGGAATCCTTAGAACCAGCATCTCCACCATGGGTGTCTTGTCTGCCATCAGTCCAGTCACCGTATGGGCGAGTCAGGTAGAACATCGCAGGGGTAACTGTGATGTTGTCTGAAACCTGAATCTTGTACCACCATTCCAGTGCATAGTTGCCATCCTCGGCATCATCATCACGAGTTGTTGTGTCGTAATCGATGTCCGTTACGAAAGTAGGCTGACCAAAGGCAAAGCCAAGATCATTACCATCAACGAATGCGTCGGCCCACTCAAGACCTATGTACCATGACTGTGATGTTGCACTGTCATAAGTGGCATGATTACCGCCACCTCTAGCGTCATCATTATCGTCGGTGGTATTCATACCCCAACCAGCGCTAACGCTAGGGATAAGGCCGGACTCAGAAGGAAGCCACCAACCGCTAAGAGCGTAAGAATTGGTTTCTCCAATGTTGTCAACAGTTGCTGCAAGAGGAGTTCCCTTACCACCTGAAATGGCAGCATTCCAGTTGTCGCTAGCTGTATTTGCATAAGCAGCGGCTAAACCCCAGCTATCTTGGGTGTAAGCAATTTGGAGAGAGGATGCATTACCACCACCCTCAGTCATAACACCACCAGTGTGGGGGTTAGAACTCTCAGCATTAGTTGAGATGTAAGTTGCAGTTACATCAAAGTTGCCAGAATTCCAAGAAATACCAGCACCACCGCCATTCGCCAAGTTATAGGCTCCTGGAGCACCTGCATAAGTGAAGAAGTCAAGAACGCTGTCAGATGGGTAAGCACTTGGCCAAACGGCAAGCATGTCATCTTGACGAACCTCAGGACCAACGGTCACTGTGAAGTCATCGCCCCAAGGGAACGAATAATAGAGGCGATCAACTTTGATGGCATCGGCGTTGCTGTTAGCAACTTCCAAAGCGGCCATTTGAACATAGCCACTACCACTGAACGCATTGCTGCCAAAATTGCCGGTACGAAGCCTTGTTTTTAGAAGGTCCTCACCAGTGAAACTTGTGTCAAGGCTCAACTTATAGTCATAGTTGAAGCTCACTGCACCATCAGACTCACCAGCCTTGGCATGACGAGGATCGCTGTCATCCATGTTGGAATCGTTCCAATCCTTACCGTAAGCATCATCACCACTAAAGGCATTGCCGCCAACAACAAAGGTTGCTACGCCGCTTAGCTTGGTAGTGGTTGAAAACTGACCTGCAGCCA includes:
- a CDS encoding iron uptake porin, with protein sequence MKLFQQLLVAPAALGLMAPMAAQAADLNIDGVSDYSAAGEQVTSVSQFSDVYPTDWAYQALSSLTERYGCVAGYPGGTFGGNRSITRYEAAALLNACLDRVTEVSDDVKRLLSEFGPELAVLKGRVDGIEARVGDMAAGQFSTTTKLSGVATFVVGGNAFSGDDAYGKDWNDSNMDDSDPRHAKAGESDGAVSFNYDYKLSLDTSFTGEDLLKTRLRTGNFGSNAFSGSGYVQMAALEVANSNADAIKVDRLYYSFPWGDDFTVTVGPEVRQDDMLAVWPSAYPSDSVLDFFTYAGAPGAYNLANGGGAGISWNSGNFDVTATYISTNAESSNPHTGGVMTEGGGNASSLQIAYTQDSWGLAAAYANTASDNWNAAISGGKGTPLAATVDNIGETNSYALSGWWLPSESGLIPSVSAGWGMNTTDDNDDARGGGNHATYDSATSQSWYIGLEWADAFVDGNDLGFAFGQPTFVTDIDYDTTTRDDDAEDGNYALEWWYKIQVSDNITVTPAMFYLTRPYGDWTDGRQDTHGGDAGSKDSTFRNLGALVKTTFKF